In a genomic window of Longimicrobium sp.:
- a CDS encoding serine hydrolase domain-containing protein produces MLRKATLRSSLAAIALVTISASAGAQPGRPLHVRLDSIAASGVKENRAVGIVAAVVRGNDTLLYEGYGKANVEWDVPMPRDAMFEIGSVTKQFTAVALLQLRDEGKLSLDDEITKWLPDFDTRGNRVTLRRLLDHTSGIVGLTEMPEFGNLVTNVRFPRDSAYALIRRTPFQFRTGEAQIYNNSAFFLLGLIAEKASGMSYEDYVEKKIFEPLGMTRSMYCNSTENVPRRAHGYLVAPNRAVRRAHTNVHTWPFAAGSLCSTAGDMVTWLRALHGGKVLSPASYAELITPSKLNDGTPLRYSMGLQVGPDPSGHRYIGHGGAIAGFTAEVGWYPAAKMAVVVLENTAGNLDPAAVASELASQILGWNQPRPQWFTGDAAPLLGRYVGQGRGRDATIEVTQTPGGLAFSTDGAPPRPFPWVEGLTFRQGVRILTFRRANGDSGPATELRVSTPGSYMILKKQ; encoded by the coding sequence ATGCTCAGGAAAGCCACACTCCGTTCATCGCTCGCCGCCATCGCCCTCGTTACCATCAGCGCCTCAGCGGGCGCGCAGCCGGGGCGTCCGCTCCACGTACGGCTGGACTCGATCGCCGCATCCGGAGTGAAGGAGAACCGCGCGGTGGGGATCGTCGCGGCGGTGGTGAGGGGGAACGACACGCTGCTCTACGAGGGCTACGGCAAGGCGAACGTCGAGTGGGACGTGCCGATGCCGCGCGACGCGATGTTCGAGATCGGCTCCGTCACCAAGCAGTTCACCGCCGTCGCGCTGCTCCAGCTCCGCGACGAGGGGAAGCTCAGCCTGGACGACGAGATCACGAAGTGGCTCCCCGACTTCGACACGCGCGGCAACCGGGTGACGCTGCGCCGGCTGCTCGATCACACGTCCGGAATCGTGGGGCTCACCGAGATGCCGGAGTTCGGCAATCTGGTGACGAACGTGCGCTTCCCCCGCGACTCGGCGTACGCGCTGATCCGGCGCACCCCCTTCCAGTTCAGGACGGGCGAGGCGCAGATCTACAACAACTCCGCATTCTTCCTCCTGGGCCTGATCGCGGAGAAGGCGAGCGGAATGAGCTACGAGGACTACGTCGAGAAGAAGATCTTCGAGCCGCTGGGGATGACGCGCTCGATGTACTGCAACAGCACGGAGAACGTCCCCCGCCGCGCGCATGGCTATCTGGTGGCGCCGAACCGCGCGGTGCGCCGCGCGCATACCAACGTGCACACCTGGCCGTTCGCAGCGGGCTCGCTCTGCTCCACGGCGGGCGACATGGTGACGTGGCTGAGGGCGCTGCACGGCGGCAAGGTGCTCTCGCCGGCATCGTACGCCGAGCTGATCACGCCGTCGAAGCTGAACGACGGCACGCCGCTGCGCTACAGCATGGGGCTGCAGGTGGGGCCGGACCCGAGCGGCCACCGCTACATCGGCCACGGCGGCGCCATCGCCGGCTTCACGGCGGAGGTGGGGTGGTATCCCGCCGCGAAGATGGCCGTCGTCGTCCTCGAGAACACGGCCGGCAACCTCGATCCCGCCGCCGTCGCGAGTGAGCTCGCGAGCCAGATCCTGGGCTGGAATCAGCCGCGGCCGCAGTGGTTCACCGGCGATGCCGCGCCGCTGCTGGGTCGGTACGTGGGGCAGGGACGCGGCCGCGACGCGACGATCGAGGTGACGCAGACGCCGGGCGGACTCGCCTTCTCCACAGACGGCGCGCCGCCGCGTCCGTTCCCGTGGGTCGAGGGGCTCACCTTCCGCCAGGGTGTCCGCATCCTGACCTTCCGCCGCGCGAACGGCGACAGCGGCCCGGCTACGGAGCTGCGGGTCAGCACGCCGGGCTCATACATGATCCTCAAGAAGCAGTAA
- a CDS encoding response regulator has translation MKAPATALIADDEPLLRDALRRQLADAWPELEVVAEARNGREAVRLFEELHPDICFLDVHMPGLSGVDAANQIGRRAHLVFVTAYDHYAVQAFAQGALDYLLKPVEAARLAETVSRLQERLQSSRPAINTEQLLQQLTAQLAMLQGGGKSEPLRWIRAQAGKTVRLIAIDDVDYLRSDAKYTVVAWRDGGKPAEAVIRVPLKDLLEQVDPQQFAQVHRSVVVNLRAIRLVKRHENETAEIHLRGRDEVLPVSRAYVHLFRQM, from the coding sequence ATGAAGGCGCCCGCGACGGCGCTGATCGCCGACGACGAACCGCTGCTGCGCGATGCACTGCGGCGCCAGCTCGCGGATGCGTGGCCCGAGCTCGAGGTGGTGGCCGAGGCGCGGAACGGGCGGGAGGCGGTGCGGCTGTTCGAGGAGCTGCATCCCGACATCTGCTTCCTCGACGTTCACATGCCGGGGCTCTCGGGCGTGGATGCCGCGAACCAGATCGGCCGGCGCGCGCACCTCGTGTTCGTAACCGCGTACGACCACTATGCGGTGCAGGCCTTTGCGCAGGGCGCGCTCGACTACCTGCTGAAGCCGGTGGAGGCGGCGCGGCTCGCGGAAACGGTGAGCCGTCTCCAGGAACGTCTGCAATCCTCCAGGCCCGCGATCAACACCGAGCAGCTCCTGCAGCAGCTCACCGCCCAGCTCGCGATGCTGCAGGGCGGCGGCAAGAGCGAGCCGCTGCGCTGGATACGGGCGCAGGCGGGGAAGACCGTACGCCTCATCGCCATCGACGACGTCGATTACCTACGCTCGGACGCGAAGTACACGGTCGTGGCGTGGCGCGACGGCGGCAAACCCGCCGAGGCAGTGATCCGGGTTCCGCTCAAGGATCTGCTGGAGCAGGTCGATCCGCAGCAGTTCGCGCAGGTCCATCGCTCGGTCGTCGTAAACCTGCGCGCGATCCGCCTTGTGAAGCGGCACGAGAACGAAACCGCGGAGATCCACCTCAGGGGGCGCGACGAGGTGCTGCCGGTGAGCCGCGCCTACGTGCATCTGTTCCGGCAGATGTAG
- a CDS encoding DUF3696 domain-containing protein produces the protein MLNQLGLENFKSWRSVRHLRLAPVTGLFGTNSSGKTSIIQALLMMKQTVESSDRKQVLNLGDDSDPVRLGTFREILHQGRGPFEFDLDWTLPHELAIADPVRPGATMFSGDEMGFCTRIGSAGSKGRMRVDRMEYRFADATVGMRRKERQEHGYELEGSSGGGFGFRRIRGRAWDLPDPVKSYGFPDQVKAYYQNASFVSDLALAFEEQMNRVYYLGPLRDYPKREYTWAGAEPADMGQRGERVVDALMAAQDRPKISRGKGTKAFTVQEYVGYWLKELGLVHSFSVQPITPESNLYRVWITRSPGAAPVLITDVGFGVSQILPVLTICYYVPEGSTILLEQPEIHLHPAVQSGLADVFIDVVKRRRIQLVVESHSEHLLRRLQRRMAEEQLAPEQVALYFAQEERGVSRLSPLEVDEFGNIRNWPPNFFGDEMGDLAAMAEAAMRRQMARRGAA, from the coding sequence CGGGAAGACGAGCATCATCCAGGCGCTGCTCATGATGAAGCAGACCGTGGAATCGTCGGATCGCAAGCAGGTGCTGAACCTCGGCGACGACTCGGACCCGGTGCGGCTGGGCACCTTCCGCGAGATACTGCACCAGGGCAGGGGGCCCTTTGAGTTCGACCTGGATTGGACGCTCCCCCACGAGCTCGCGATTGCTGACCCCGTCCGGCCGGGCGCCACGATGTTCTCCGGTGACGAGATGGGCTTCTGCACGCGCATCGGCTCCGCCGGCAGCAAGGGCCGCATGCGTGTGGATCGAATGGAATACCGCTTCGCGGACGCCACCGTCGGCATGCGCCGCAAAGAACGGCAGGAGCATGGCTACGAGCTGGAGGGATCGTCCGGTGGAGGATTCGGGTTCAGGCGCATCCGCGGGCGGGCCTGGGACCTTCCAGACCCGGTAAAGAGCTACGGCTTTCCAGACCAGGTGAAGGCGTATTACCAGAACGCCAGCTTCGTTTCGGACCTGGCGCTCGCGTTCGAAGAGCAGATGAACCGCGTGTACTACCTGGGCCCGCTCCGCGACTACCCAAAGCGGGAATACACGTGGGCCGGCGCCGAGCCGGCGGACATGGGCCAGCGCGGCGAGCGGGTGGTGGACGCGTTGATGGCCGCGCAGGACCGGCCAAAGATCTCCCGCGGCAAAGGCACCAAGGCGTTCACGGTCCAGGAATACGTAGGCTACTGGCTCAAGGAACTGGGCCTGGTGCACAGTTTCAGCGTGCAGCCCATCACGCCTGAAAGCAATCTGTACCGGGTGTGGATCACGCGCAGCCCGGGCGCGGCCCCGGTTCTGATCACCGACGTGGGCTTCGGCGTTTCTCAGATCCTGCCGGTGCTGACCATCTGCTACTACGTCCCCGAGGGATCCACCATCCTGCTGGAGCAGCCGGAGATTCACCTTCATCCGGCGGTGCAGTCGGGGCTGGCCGACGTGTTCATCGACGTCGTGAAGCGCCGCAGGATCCAGCTTGTGGTGGAAAGCCACAGCGAGCACCTGCTGCGCCGCCTGCAGAGGCGCATGGCGGAGGAGCAGCTCGCGCCGGAGCAGGTCGCGCTCTACTTCGCGCAGGAAGAACGGGGCGTGTCGCGCCTCAGCCCGTTGGAGGTGGACGAGTTCGGCAACATCCGGAACTGGCCGCCCAACTTCTTCGGCGACGAGATGGGCGACCTCGCCGCGATGGCCGAGGCCGCGATGCGCCGGCAGATGGCTCGGCGGGGCGCCGCATGA
- a CDS encoding histidine kinase, giving the protein MTLGTAAKRAGIIARTARRFGVALAIAVAVGFLLLNGWRGSTSTLFLRTITLGVTTTAAFTLFEAWPRRLPGWIERWVLQVVAVGVIVPVTLTLLYLPSGGATPFLEDSDRMHLSFAAILIAPWTALAAVVRQKEAFARHQKLAFALERSELERQGLDARLHLLQAQVAPHFLFNTLANVQALVDAGSPRASPVLGSLIQYLRAAVPLLHEPAATIERELQLVTPYLELMQMRMPDRLQYAMNVDPSALKLRCPPTTLLTLVENAVRHGIDPSEEGGRIDVGVARLGERCVVRVTDTGVGLHPSESGLGTGLTALRERLRLLFGDAAQLRLTSGAERGVTAEVDMPAQT; this is encoded by the coding sequence ATGACCCTGGGCACGGCGGCGAAGCGGGCCGGCATCATCGCGAGGACGGCGCGGCGCTTCGGCGTCGCGCTGGCGATCGCGGTCGCCGTGGGGTTCCTGCTGCTGAACGGATGGAGGGGGTCCACCTCCACTCTCTTCCTCCGCACCATCACGCTCGGCGTGACGACTACGGCGGCGTTCACGCTGTTCGAGGCATGGCCGCGGAGGCTGCCGGGGTGGATCGAACGATGGGTACTCCAGGTCGTCGCGGTCGGCGTCATCGTGCCGGTCACGCTGACGCTGCTGTACCTGCCTTCCGGAGGCGCGACGCCGTTCCTGGAGGACAGCGACCGGATGCACCTCTCGTTCGCGGCGATCCTCATCGCGCCGTGGACGGCGCTGGCGGCGGTGGTGCGGCAGAAGGAGGCGTTCGCGCGGCATCAGAAGCTCGCGTTCGCGCTGGAGCGGAGCGAGCTGGAGCGGCAGGGGCTCGACGCGCGGCTGCACCTGCTCCAGGCGCAGGTCGCGCCGCACTTCCTGTTCAACACGCTCGCCAACGTGCAGGCGCTCGTCGATGCGGGCTCGCCGCGCGCGTCGCCGGTGCTGGGGAGCCTGATCCAGTACCTTCGCGCGGCGGTCCCGCTGCTCCACGAGCCGGCGGCGACCATCGAGCGCGAGCTGCAGCTCGTGACGCCCTATCTCGAGCTGATGCAGATGCGGATGCCCGACCGCCTCCAGTACGCGATGAACGTCGACCCCTCCGCGCTGAAGCTCCGCTGCCCCCCGACCACGCTGCTGACGCTGGTGGAGAACGCCGTGCGGCACGGGATCGATCCCAGCGAGGAAGGGGGCCGCATCGACGTCGGCGTCGCGCGCCTGGGTGAGCGCTGCGTTGTCCGCGTCACGGACACAGGTGTCGGTCTCCATCCGTCGGAGAGCGGCCTCGGGACGGGCCTGACCGCGTTGCGCGAGCGGCTGCGGCTGCTCTTTGGCGATGCGGCCCAGTTGCGGCTGACATCGGGCGCGGAACGCGGTGTCACCGCCGAGGTCGACATGCCGGCACAGACATGA
- a CDS encoding ABC transporter ATP-binding protein, which yields MELQIRGVSKSYPNGVQALNDVTLTIPAGMYGLLGPNGAGKSTLMRILATLQEPDSGTIQLGDLDVVRQKDEVRKTLGYLPQEFGVYPKASAEELLDYFAILKGIPEKKARREVVEALFRQTNLWEVRKQKLGGYSGGMRQRFGVAVALLGNPKLLIVDEPTAGLDPAERVRFLNLLSELGENSAVILSTHIVEDVSELCTRMAIIDRGEILLEAEPLGAIEEMRGRIWRSVIEKSALARVEREHAVISTKMLAGRTLVHVYADAAPGSGFEPAEPDLEDVYFGTMAGHIGRRSEVAVAS from the coding sequence ATGGAATTGCAGATACGCGGCGTCTCCAAGAGCTACCCCAACGGCGTGCAGGCGTTGAACGACGTGACGCTCACGATCCCGGCGGGGATGTACGGGCTGCTGGGCCCGAACGGCGCCGGGAAATCCACGCTGATGCGCATCCTTGCGACGCTCCAGGAGCCGGACAGCGGCACCATCCAGCTGGGCGACCTTGACGTCGTGCGCCAGAAAGACGAGGTGCGGAAGACGCTCGGCTACCTGCCGCAGGAGTTCGGCGTGTATCCAAAGGCGAGCGCGGAGGAGTTGCTCGACTACTTCGCCATCCTCAAGGGCATCCCCGAGAAGAAGGCGCGCAGGGAAGTGGTGGAGGCGCTCTTCCGGCAGACGAACCTGTGGGAGGTGCGCAAGCAGAAGCTGGGCGGCTACTCGGGCGGGATGCGGCAGCGCTTTGGCGTGGCGGTGGCGCTGCTGGGGAATCCGAAGCTGCTCATCGTCGACGAGCCCACGGCGGGGCTGGACCCGGCGGAACGCGTGAGGTTCCTGAACCTGCTCAGCGAGCTGGGCGAGAACAGCGCGGTGATCCTCTCCACGCACATCGTGGAGGACGTCTCCGAGCTGTGCACGCGGATGGCGATCATCGACCGCGGCGAGATCCTGCTGGAGGCCGAGCCGCTCGGCGCCATCGAGGAGATGCGGGGGCGGATCTGGCGCAGCGTCATCGAAAAGAGCGCGCTGGCCCGGGTGGAGCGCGAGCACGCGGTGATCTCCACCAAGATGCTCGCCGGGCGCACCCTGGTGCACGTGTACGCCGACGCGGCGCCGGGGTCCGGCTTCGAGCCCGCCGAGCCGGACCTGGAGGATGTCTATTTCGGGACGATGGCCGGGCACATCGGCCGCCGGAGCGAGGTGGCGGTGGCGTCATGA
- a CDS encoding NAD(P)/FAD-dependent oxidoreductase, with protein MSARVDVLVVGAGLAGLECARRLGEAGASVLLADRKPAVDHAVHTTGIFVRRTLESFELPDDCLGPPVRRVALYSPGGRSQLLESPHDEYRVGRMGALYRRELDACLRAGVQWAPSTTLAALEADGAGSAATLERGGRRERLLARFVVGADGATSRVAPALGLDENREWIVGVEEVFRGAATGHDPAFHCWIDPSVAPGYIAWVVDDGEEVHVGVGGYRSRFQPAEALRRFKVRVAARFGLHGAVPCERRGGRIPVGGVLPRIACARGLLTGDAAGAVSPLTAGGLDPCLRLSALAAEVAIELLATGDPAALAPYDGTSLRARFRTRLLIRRALAAVRSPLAAELACAALRLPPFSTVAHRVFFGRGSFPDVARGRGVRAAPALVAASSRQGVPS; from the coding sequence ATGAGCGCGCGCGTGGACGTGCTCGTTGTGGGCGCGGGGTTGGCAGGGCTGGAGTGCGCCCGGCGGCTGGGAGAGGCCGGCGCGAGCGTGCTGCTGGCCGACCGCAAGCCCGCCGTCGATCACGCGGTGCACACCACCGGTATCTTCGTCCGGCGGACGCTGGAGAGCTTCGAGCTGCCGGACGACTGCCTGGGGCCGCCGGTGCGGCGCGTGGCGCTCTACTCGCCCGGCGGGCGGTCGCAGCTCCTGGAGAGCCCCCACGACGAGTACCGCGTGGGCCGCATGGGCGCGCTCTACCGCCGCGAGCTGGACGCGTGCCTCCGCGCGGGCGTGCAGTGGGCGCCCTCGACGACGCTGGCGGCGCTCGAGGCGGACGGAGCGGGCTCCGCCGCGACGCTGGAGCGGGGCGGGCGGCGGGAGCGGCTCCTGGCGCGCTTCGTGGTCGGCGCGGACGGCGCGACTTCGCGGGTGGCGCCCGCGCTGGGGCTGGACGAGAACCGCGAGTGGATCGTGGGGGTGGAGGAGGTGTTCCGCGGCGCCGCCACGGGGCACGACCCCGCCTTTCACTGCTGGATCGATCCCAGCGTGGCGCCCGGCTACATCGCCTGGGTGGTGGACGATGGCGAAGAGGTGCACGTGGGCGTGGGCGGCTACAGATCGCGCTTCCAGCCGGCGGAGGCGCTGCGGCGGTTCAAGGTGCGCGTGGCGGCGCGCTTCGGGCTGCATGGCGCGGTGCCGTGCGAGCGGCGCGGCGGGCGCATCCCGGTGGGCGGTGTGCTGCCGCGCATCGCCTGCGCGCGCGGGCTGCTGACCGGCGATGCGGCCGGCGCGGTGTCGCCGCTGACGGCGGGCGGGCTGGATCCGTGCCTCCGCCTCTCCGCCCTGGCCGCGGAGGTGGCGATCGAGCTCCTGGCCACGGGGGACCCGGCCGCGCTGGCGCCGTACGACGGCACCTCGCTGCGCGCCCGCTTCCGCACGCGCCTGCTGATCCGCCGGGCGCTGGCGGCGGTGCGCTCACCCCTCGCGGCCGAGCTGGCCTGCGCCGCGCTCCGCCTCCCGCCGTTCAGCACCGTCGCGCACAGGGTGTTTTTCGGCCGCGGATCGTTCCCGGATGTCGCGCGCGGGCGTGGAGTGCGCGCGGCGCCCGCTCTCGTTGCCGCTTCATCACGACAGGGAGTGCCATCATGA